Proteins encoded in a region of the Novibacillus thermophilus genome:
- the cpaB gene encoding Flp pilus assembly protein CpaB, with protein sequence MVDSKRKAMIFLTLAFILAVLTAWLIINQVSQAQETLGQTVKVAVAKTDIQAYTDISPDMIDWVDMPQSANLSTLIQDEKELEGHVSIVNLEKGDLFTANLVRSRIDIPADHRVVWLNPTENVILDQSVVEGDKVDIVASYKSGSGIVTKRILQNIPVVQSQDLKSGDDETKQALKVSLPVSQAELLIHMQNTAEQVRVLRLDQLPQEQKTDEAQQTENSGTQEQTTKQQPENQAKEPASKKEEPKDAKQSNDKNDKDENKDKKKDS encoded by the coding sequence ATGGTCGATTCCAAGCGCAAGGCGATGATTTTTCTCACTTTGGCCTTTATTTTAGCTGTTTTAACGGCTTGGCTCATCATTAATCAAGTCAGCCAAGCACAAGAAACCCTTGGCCAAACGGTTAAAGTGGCAGTCGCCAAAACGGATATCCAAGCGTATACAGACATCTCCCCAGACATGATTGACTGGGTGGACATGCCCCAATCTGCTAATTTGTCTACGTTAATTCAGGATGAAAAAGAGTTGGAAGGACACGTGTCAATCGTCAATTTGGAAAAAGGCGATTTGTTCACAGCTAACTTAGTGAGGTCTCGCATCGACATACCTGCTGACCACCGGGTGGTTTGGCTAAACCCGACAGAGAACGTCATCCTGGATCAAAGTGTGGTGGAAGGTGACAAGGTCGATATTGTCGCTTCCTACAAATCAGGGTCAGGTATCGTCACCAAACGGATACTCCAAAACATCCCTGTTGTGCAGAGCCAAGATCTTAAGAGCGGCGATGATGAAACGAAACAAGCCCTTAAAGTGTCGTTACCTGTTTCCCAGGCTGAGTTGTTGATCCACATGCAAAATACTGCGGAACAAGTACGGGTACTTCGGCTTGACCAATTGCCTCAAGAACAAAAAACGGATGAGGCCCAGCAGACAGAAAACAGCGGAACCCAGGAACAGACGACGAAACAGCAACCCGAAAACCAAGCGAAGGAGCCCGCCTCAAAAAAAGAAGAACCCAAAGACGCGAAACAATCAAACGACAAAAATGACAAAGATGAAAACAAAGATAAAAAGAAAGACAGCTGA
- a CDS encoding helix-turn-helix domain-containing protein, whose amino-acid sequence MSDDIIGRRIRAYRKLKGYTQQGLAEALGVSVAVIGSVERGTRMPKKQLLQDIADVLNIEVEELLPSDRDLDDG is encoded by the coding sequence TTGTCCGACGATATCATTGGCCGCAGAATTCGGGCTTACCGCAAGTTAAAGGGCTACACCCAGCAGGGTCTCGCCGAGGCCCTCGGTGTTTCCGTCGCCGTGATCGGTTCGGTTGAACGCGGAACGCGCATGCCGAAGAAACAGCTGTTGCAAGACATTGCGGACGTACTCAACATCGAGGTCGAAGAGTTGCTCCCGAGTGATCGGGACCTTGACGATGGGTGA
- a CDS encoding type II secretion system F family protein translates to MTVAWISASAAIFSFFVFVYYVIQSVVTRNTRKRVDDWFEREREQERKSTILLIGDKYDNSELAEELKKKLIQADLRLKPSEYVGICLFLFGALLFVGHFLFQLIFIVNVTVAYFVVWLGSKMFLRSRQNRRTESFNKQLPEICRMMSNTVKAGLTIPQGIEMVAQEMKEPAGPEFQAMSQQLKLGDDFDEVMNRFRDRIASKELNIFVSTVLIQRRVGGNLAEVLSLMADTLEERARVNKEVDTVTAEARFVAFILPIMPLVMALMMNLFIEGFLNPLFSTWGLVLLSIFLAMQFLAFIIIRQITKIRV, encoded by the coding sequence GTGACTGTGGCGTGGATTAGCGCCAGCGCCGCTATCTTTTCGTTCTTCGTCTTTGTGTACTACGTCATCCAAAGTGTGGTGACGCGGAATACCCGTAAGCGCGTAGACGACTGGTTTGAGCGGGAACGGGAGCAGGAAAGGAAAAGTACCATCCTGTTAATCGGGGATAAATACGACAACTCCGAACTCGCGGAGGAGCTGAAGAAGAAGTTAATACAAGCCGATTTGCGTCTCAAGCCTTCTGAGTATGTCGGCATTTGCCTCTTCCTGTTCGGTGCGTTGCTGTTCGTCGGGCACTTTCTGTTCCAGCTCATTTTTATCGTGAATGTGACGGTCGCCTATTTCGTCGTTTGGCTCGGTTCTAAAATGTTTTTGAGATCCCGGCAAAACAGGCGAACGGAAAGTTTTAACAAGCAATTGCCAGAAATTTGTCGCATGATGAGCAATACAGTCAAGGCCGGCTTGACGATTCCGCAGGGCATTGAAATGGTAGCCCAAGAGATGAAAGAGCCAGCGGGCCCTGAATTTCAAGCGATGTCCCAACAACTAAAGCTCGGGGATGATTTTGACGAGGTAATGAACCGGTTCCGCGACCGCATTGCCAGTAAAGAATTGAACATTTTCGTGAGCACGGTACTCATTCAGCGGCGTGTAGGCGGGAACTTGGCGGAAGTGCTGAGTCTGATGGCCGATACGCTGGAAGAGCGAGCCCGGGTGAACAAAGAGGTGGACACTGTAACGGCGGAGGCGCGGTTTGTCGCCTTTATTCTGCCGATTATGCCGCTCGTGATGGCCTTGATGATGAACTTGTTTATCGAAGGGTTTCTCAACCCGCTGTTTTCGACGTGGGGATTGGTGTTGTTGTCCATTTTTTTAGCCATGCAGTTTCTCGCCTTCATCATCATTCGCCAAATCACGAAGATAAGGGTGTAA
- the lysS gene encoding lysine--tRNA ligase, which produces MDQQSSTFNELLQVRRDKLHHLQERGIDPFGSRYERTHLAADIHEAHGDKSKEELEREQHRVKVAGRLMSIRGHGKAGFAHIQDVSGRIQIYVRQDTVGDDVYDLFKTLDIGDWIGVEGDVFKTNRGETTVKAEVLTLLSKSLRPLPEKFHGLQDIEQRYRKRYLDLIVNPEVRETFVTRSKIIQAIRRYLDEQGFLEVETPTMHAIAGGAAARPFVTHHNALDMPLYMRIAIELHLKRLIVGGMEKVYEIGRVYRNEGISTRHNPEFTMLELYEAYADFRDIMDLTEHIVTFVAETVLGTRQLEYQGHDVDLSSPWRRRSMVDLIQEHVGVDFSQEMTDEQARRLAEEHGVDVKPEMTFGHIVNEFFEQRVEDKLIQPTFVYGHPVAVSPLAKKNADDPRFTDRFELFIVGREHANAFTELNDPIDQRQRFEAQLKEREAGNEEAHMMDEDFLEALEYGMPPTGGLGIGIDRLVMLFTDAPSIRDVLLFPLMRDRDGGNL; this is translated from the coding sequence ATGGATCAACAATCATCGACTTTCAATGAACTGCTGCAAGTGAGACGCGACAAATTACACCATTTGCAAGAGAGGGGAATCGACCCGTTCGGCAGCCGGTACGAACGGACGCACTTGGCAGCGGACATTCACGAAGCTCACGGAGACAAAAGCAAAGAGGAGTTGGAGCGTGAACAGCATCGGGTGAAGGTTGCCGGTCGGCTCATGTCTATACGGGGACACGGGAAAGCAGGGTTTGCCCATATCCAGGACGTGTCCGGCCGCATCCAAATCTACGTGCGACAGGATACCGTCGGCGATGACGTTTACGACTTGTTTAAGACTCTCGACATCGGTGATTGGATCGGAGTAGAGGGGGACGTCTTTAAGACGAACCGCGGCGAGACGACAGTGAAGGCAGAGGTTCTCACGCTGCTGTCTAAATCGTTGCGCCCGCTGCCGGAGAAGTTCCACGGACTGCAAGACATCGAACAGCGGTACCGGAAGCGGTATTTGGATCTCATCGTGAACCCGGAAGTTCGAGAAACGTTTGTCACCCGGAGCAAGATCATTCAAGCGATTCGCCGTTACTTGGACGAGCAAGGCTTTCTCGAAGTGGAAACGCCGACGATGCACGCCATTGCCGGTGGTGCCGCTGCCCGGCCGTTCGTCACCCACCACAACGCTTTGGACATGCCGCTGTACATGCGCATCGCCATTGAGTTGCACTTGAAGCGCCTAATCGTCGGCGGGATGGAGAAAGTGTATGAAATCGGTCGCGTCTACCGCAATGAAGGAATTTCCACGCGGCACAACCCGGAATTTACGATGCTTGAACTGTACGAAGCGTACGCGGACTTCCGCGATATTATGGATCTGACAGAACACATTGTCACATTTGTGGCAGAGACCGTGTTGGGAACCCGTCAGCTGGAGTATCAAGGGCACGACGTCGATCTGTCTTCGCCGTGGCGGCGGCGCTCAATGGTCGATCTGATTCAAGAGCACGTCGGCGTCGATTTTTCCCAAGAGATGACAGATGAACAGGCACGTCGATTGGCGGAAGAGCACGGGGTTGACGTCAAACCGGAGATGACTTTTGGCCACATCGTCAACGAGTTTTTTGAACAGCGGGTTGAAGATAAACTGATCCAGCCGACATTCGTCTACGGACATCCTGTGGCCGTTTCGCCCCTGGCCAAGAAAAATGCCGACGATCCGCGCTTTACGGACAGATTCGAGCTGTTTATCGTCGGCCGTGAGCACGCCAACGCCTTTACAGAGCTAAACGACCCCATCGACCAGCGGCAGCGGTTTGAAGCGCAATTGAAGGAACGGGAAGCCGGTAACGAGGAAGCGCACATGATGGACGAAGACTTCCTCGAAGCGTTGGAGTACGGCATGCCGCCCACCGGCGGCCTCGGCATCGGCATCGACCGCTTAGTGATGCTGTTCACTGACGCCCCTTCCATCCGCGACGTGTTGCTGTTCCCGCTCATGCGGGACAGGGATGGAGGGAACCTGTAG
- a CDS encoding AAA family ATPase: protein MNETEALIVTKDEGLVHEVERLLAGQGLRVHVSEDWKQPFTERGKYAYYLVDDRTVKKVDDVNVPSASWLIVLIGQRSFDRVRDWLKQGAHDVLVIPDELEKLNALAQRMAVRAPIDETAAAQRNALDAGGRVRAFYSVKGGSGKTVISAMVAQSLQLQFGKRVMLIDFNAQFGGLEVILGLESPRSYLDLQPVLQELSFNHIQNVAVKEETTGIHVLLSPLNPEQAESISDELVTRVLQTCKAHFDEVILDLPSTLNTVSFTALTGADDIYYVVTPDSMAVRGLKHALDLFRRFQIGNHGNVHLIVNRNNKKSELSEKDLTQLVDLPLIGSVRADYYGIQPFVNMGRPFYSKKGDKGSSKVAQDVRLLVEKALLKGV from the coding sequence GTGAATGAAACAGAAGCACTAATTGTGACAAAGGACGAGGGGTTAGTACATGAGGTAGAGCGTTTGCTAGCGGGACAAGGCCTCCGAGTACATGTCAGTGAAGATTGGAAGCAGCCTTTTACCGAACGTGGGAAATACGCGTATTACTTGGTTGACGACAGGACCGTTAAAAAAGTCGATGACGTAAACGTGCCATCCGCCAGTTGGTTAATCGTACTCATAGGCCAGCGGTCATTTGACCGGGTAAGGGATTGGTTGAAACAAGGGGCTCATGATGTACTTGTCATTCCCGACGAATTAGAAAAGTTAAACGCATTAGCTCAACGTATGGCGGTGCGCGCTCCTATCGATGAGACAGCGGCAGCGCAAAGGAATGCCCTTGACGCCGGTGGGAGAGTGAGGGCATTTTACAGTGTGAAGGGCGGCAGCGGCAAAACTGTCATATCCGCAATGGTTGCCCAAAGTTTACAATTGCAGTTCGGCAAGCGTGTCATGTTAATTGATTTCAACGCGCAATTCGGCGGGCTGGAGGTGATCCTCGGCTTGGAGTCGCCCCGGTCGTATTTGGATTTACAGCCCGTTTTGCAAGAACTGTCGTTTAACCACATCCAGAATGTCGCGGTCAAAGAAGAGACGACGGGAATTCACGTGCTCCTCAGCCCGTTAAACCCGGAACAGGCCGAAAGTATTTCGGATGAATTAGTCACGCGCGTGCTTCAGACGTGCAAAGCCCACTTCGATGAAGTGATTTTGGACTTGCCGAGCACGCTGAATACCGTCAGCTTTACCGCTTTGACTGGAGCGGATGACATATACTACGTCGTGACACCGGACAGCATGGCGGTGCGGGGACTGAAACACGCTCTGGATTTGTTCCGCCGGTTTCAAATCGGAAACCACGGCAATGTGCATCTCATCGTGAACCGCAACAACAAAAAAAGCGAACTGTCGGAGAAAGACCTCACTCAATTGGTGGATTTGCCGCTGATAGGAAGCGTTCGGGCAGACTACTACGGCATTCAACCTTTTGTGAATATGGGACGTCCGTTTTACAGCAAAAAAGGGGATAAAGGGTCCTCCAAAGTGGCGCAAGACGTCCGTTTGCTGGTGGAGAAGGCATTGTTAAAAGGGGTGTAG